One Cryptomeria japonica chromosome 9, Sugi_1.0, whole genome shotgun sequence genomic window carries:
- the LOC131073453 gene encoding membrane protein PM19L-like, which translates to MGVGIVKSLAGFLLLLNFCMYVAVAAIAGWALNKAIDHHYVTGPKSNIPVGFSFSPLLFPIGNEATGFMVIFSVIAGVVGAASCLSWLHHLRVWTAESLASTVSSAITAWALTLLAMGLACKEIHLHGRSPKLIALEGFIIILSATKLFYMMVIHAGFFAGSYFFCGEKDVGTTTAEPVKENTLPA; encoded by the exons ATGGGTGTGGGAATAGTGAAGTCTTTGGCTGGATTTCTGTTGCTGCTAAATTTCTGCATGTATGTGGCTGTTGCTGCCATTGCTGGCTGGGCACTCAATAAGGCCATCGACCATCATTATGTTACTG GACCCAAAAGTAACATACCAGTGGGCTTCTCATTTTCACCATTGCTTTTCCCCATAGGGAATGAAGCCACTGGTTTTATGGTCATATTTTCTGTAATAGCAGGAGTTGTAGGAGCAGCTTCATGTCTTTCATGGCTCCATCATCTTCGAGTGTGGACAGCAGAGAGCTTGGCTTCAACTGTTTCATCCGCCATTACAGCTTGGGCTCTTACTCTTCTTGCCATGGG GTTGGCATGCAAAGAGATCCATTTACATGGCAGAAGCCCAAAGCTG ATCGCTTTGGAAGGCTTCATCATCATTCTGTCTGCAACAAAATTGTTTTACATGATGGTCATCCATGCTGGCTTCTTTGCTGGAAGTTACTTTTTTTGTGGAGAGAAAGATGTTGGCACCACTACTGCAGAGCCTGTAAAAGAAAACACACTTCCAGCTTAG